The Candidatus Edwardsbacteria bacterium genome has a segment encoding these proteins:
- the rpsT gene encoding 30S ribosomal protein S20 — translation MAEIKKVVKKKKSSVTKRARQALARRKSNSAVKSKMRKVVKKFKLEGKTPELLSTAYSEIDLAAKKGTIHKRTAARQKSRLAKTLNKKQPE, via the coding sequence GTGGCAGAGATCAAAAAGGTGGTTAAGAAGAAGAAAAGTTCGGTAACAAAAAGAGCCCGGCAGGCCTTGGCCCGCAGAAAAAGCAACTCGGCCGTAAAATCCAAGATGCGCAAGGTGGTCAAGAAATTCAAGCTTGAGGGGAAAACCCCCGAGTTGCTGTCAACGGCCTATTCGGAGATAGATCTGGCCGCCAAGAAAGGCACCATCCATAAAAGGACCGCCGCCCGCCAGAAATCGCGGTTGGCCAAGACCCTAAATAAAAAGCAGCCCGAATAA
- the scpB gene encoding SMC-Scp complex subunit ScpB: MDRSEAKRVIEALLFATDTPIAPSKLKSLLGELDQKILRQLITELKVEYERDGHSFSLVEVAGGYQIYTRPEYAKWVQELFRGKRASRLTAAALETLAIIAYKQPIIRGDIEAIRGVNVDGVMSTLAERNLVAVVGRDERPGKPILYGTTPEFLRYFGLATLSDLPKIEELEEYLKEKEEEREKIDQEIDAELRKEQIPNHGVQEEVAFNKMEGGQEPESDEPTQQDTDPGQADPVE; encoded by the coding sequence ATGGATAGAAGTGAAGCCAAAAGGGTGATCGAAGCCCTGCTGTTCGCCACCGATACGCCGATAGCTCCGTCAAAATTAAAGTCCCTGCTGGGGGAGTTGGACCAAAAAATACTTCGGCAGCTGATAACCGAGCTTAAGGTTGAATACGAGCGCGACGGCCATAGCTTTTCCCTGGTGGAGGTGGCCGGCGGATATCAGATATATACCCGTCCGGAATACGCCAAATGGGTTCAGGAACTTTTCCGGGGCAAAAGGGCCTCCCGGCTGACGGCGGCAGCTCTGGAGACGCTGGCCATCATAGCCTACAAACAGCCTATCATCAGGGGCGACATAGAGGCCATCCGCGGGGTCAATGTCGACGGGGTGATGTCCACCCTGGCCGAGCGCAATTTGGTGGCGGTGGTGGGCCGGGACGAGCGTCCCGGGAAGCCGATATTGTACGGCACCACCCCGGAGTTCCTGCGGTACTTCGGCCTGGCCACCCTCTCGGACCTGCCCAAAATAGAGGAATTGGAGGAGTATCTGAAGGAAAAGGAAGAGGAGCGGGAAAAGATAGACCAGGAGATAGACGCCGAGCTGAGGAAGGAACAGATCCCGAACCACGGGGTGCAGGAAGAAGTTGCCTTCAATAAGATGGAGGGGGGACAGGAGCCGGAGTCGGATGAACCCACCCAGCAGGATACTGATCCCGGCCAGGCCGACCCCGTTGAATAG
- a CDS encoding hemolysin family protein — translation MADILKVIHKYFQRQPELSHHQLQALLTRAMKHRVLSKEEGSMMRRILNLADTPISSIMIPKSQMVCLEASATMGQIVDAFLQWGFSRLPVYDTDPDNILGIIHVKELLRFWHRSAKNIRAVEFIRLPNYFPQTMKVAQALSEFQKRNISIAITIDEYGIPSGMITTEDLVEQIVGELYDEYNVELRQYRMMENGHYLVDAGIPLDKFQELFKLNLESQAHTLSGYILEKLQRIPLPGEKFRIHDLECAVEEGSPSKLKKLAIHDKRT, via the coding sequence ATGGCTGATATTCTGAAGGTCATACACAAATATTTCCAGCGCCAGCCGGAGCTGTCCCACCATCAACTGCAGGCCCTGCTGACCCGCGCCATGAAGCATCGGGTCCTCTCCAAGGAGGAGGGGTCCATGATGCGGAGGATACTGAACCTGGCCGATACCCCGATATCCTCTATCATGATACCCAAATCGCAGATGGTGTGTCTGGAAGCGTCGGCCACCATGGGCCAGATCGTGGACGCTTTTTTACAATGGGGTTTCTCGCGCCTTCCGGTATATGACACCGACCCGGATAATATCCTAGGGATCATACACGTAAAAGAGCTGCTGCGCTTCTGGCATCGTTCGGCCAAAAATATAAGGGCCGTGGAATTCATTCGTCTGCCCAATTATTTTCCCCAGACTATGAAAGTGGCCCAGGCCCTGTCGGAATTCCAAAAACGCAATATCTCAATCGCCATTACCATAGATGAGTACGGTATCCCGTCGGGGATGATAACCACCGAGGACCTGGTGGAACAGATAGTCGGGGAGCTCTACGACGAGTATAATGTGGAGCTCAGGCAATACCGGATGATGGAGAACGGCCATTACCTGGTGGACGCCGGCATCCCCTTGGACAAGTTTCAGGAGCTGTTCAAACTGAACCTGGAAAGCCAGGCCCATACGCTATCGGGATATATTCTGGAAAAACTGCAACGGATCCCCCTGCCCGGGGAAAAATTCCGCATTCATGATTTGGAATGCGCCGTGGAAGAGGGCTCTCCGTCAAAGCTAAAGAAACTGGCTATCCACGACAAACGAACATAA
- a CDS encoding DUF502 domain-containing protein — translation MDILSPPKTAQGRFKNNFLTGLVAILPVGLTAYFCWLLFKWSGRLFGELLIYIPYLQTLPQIARWGIGFILLVGLIYLVGLLASHLLGRRLLRFWEIILTRIPLVRIIYGTTRQFTDNFFTNKYAFREVVAVEYPRPGTYALGFLTSEVLWDMQQDQKGYSVYLPNTPNPTGGRVMIVPLERLFRVSLTVEEAIKLIVSGGMVSPQSLKIMTPLDQDG, via the coding sequence ATGGATATTTTATCACCGCCCAAAACAGCCCAGGGTCGTTTCAAGAACAATTTCCTTACCGGGCTGGTGGCCATCCTGCCGGTGGGGCTGACCGCCTATTTCTGCTGGCTGCTGTTCAAATGGAGCGGGCGGCTGTTCGGCGAACTGCTGATCTACATCCCCTATCTCCAGACCCTTCCCCAGATCGCCCGCTGGGGCATCGGTTTTATTTTATTGGTCGGCTTGATCTACCTGGTGGGCCTGCTGGCCTCGCACCTGCTGGGAAGGCGCCTATTGAGGTTCTGGGAGATTATTCTGACCCGGATCCCCCTGGTCAGAATAATCTACGGCACCACCCGGCAGTTCACCGATAATTTCTTCACCAACAAATATGCCTTCCGCGAAGTGGTGGCGGTGGAATACCCCCGCCCCGGCACCTATGCCCTGGGCTTTCTCACCTCGGAGGTCCTGTGGGATATGCAGCAGGATCAAAAGGGTTACTCGGTTTACCTGCCCAACACCCCCAATCCCACCGGAGGCCGGGTGATGATCGTTCCCCTGGAGCGGCTGTTCCGGGTAAGCCTTACCGTGGAGGAAGCCATAAAATTGATAGTTTCGGGGGGCATGGTCTCGCCCCAGAGCCTGAAAATAATGACCCCCCTGGACCAAGATGGCTGA
- a CDS encoding ABC transporter ATP-binding protein, translated as MRLYLRLLSYLGPYKKQFALSIVCMMFLALFSGASLGVIAPFMKVLFLQPEQVAQQPARIALSSGISGSLEQLKNWFLWWLTSGGRISGIAKLCWIILAVFFVKNLFNYLQRLLTVHIEQHITMDIRNQMYGHLQQLSLGYFQRNKVGQVVSRLTNDVNMVRGAITEGSLSIVRQSLQVLVYLAIVIIAAWKLSLIAMLVLPGCLLLITLIGRRLRKRGRQLQERIADLTAVVTETIAGIRLVKTFAAEEYEKQKFTRYNRDYYRTIFRFETMSALSSPLTEYLGAAVGVLIIWVAKDYIAGADALSPERFFVFLAAAFSMIQPLNGLASVNSTVQQGLAASERIFGLLDQAPEVIDRPGAAVVDEFRQSIKFEQMDFAYSPHPASAGEPSNNVPELVLRGIDLEIKRGEMLALVGPSGAGKSTLVDLIPRFYDPVKGAIYLDGKNLRELDSKSLRQMMGIVGQETILFHDTIFNNIAYGKRDATQQQVEEAARAANAHQFVSQMPEGYQTVIGERGVRLSGGERQRISIARAILKNPPILIFDEATSALDAHSEVLVQQAIDRLMSNRTAIVIAHRLSTVQRADRIAVLDQGRIMEMGKHQELLEKRGLYWRLYNIQFNK; from the coding sequence ATGCGTCTTTATCTGCGGTTGTTGAGCTACCTGGGGCCCTACAAAAAACAGTTCGCCCTGTCCATTGTCTGCATGATGTTCCTGGCCCTGTTCTCGGGGGCTTCGCTGGGGGTGATCGCCCCGTTCATGAAGGTGCTGTTTCTCCAGCCGGAGCAGGTCGCCCAGCAGCCGGCAAGGATAGCCCTCTCCTCGGGCATTAGCGGCTCATTGGAGCAGCTCAAGAACTGGTTCCTGTGGTGGCTGACCAGCGGGGGACGGATCTCCGGGATAGCCAAGCTGTGCTGGATAATACTGGCGGTGTTCTTTGTCAAGAACCTGTTCAACTACCTGCAGCGACTGCTGACGGTGCATATCGAACAGCATATCACCATGGACATCCGCAACCAGATGTACGGCCACCTCCAGCAGCTGTCGCTGGGCTATTTCCAGCGCAACAAGGTGGGGCAGGTGGTCTCCCGGCTGACCAACGACGTCAACATGGTGCGGGGGGCCATCACCGAGGGGTCGCTGTCCATCGTCAGGCAGTCTCTCCAGGTGCTGGTCTATCTGGCCATCGTGATCATCGCGGCCTGGAAACTGTCGCTGATCGCCATGCTGGTGCTGCCCGGCTGCCTGCTGCTGATCACCCTCATCGGACGGCGCCTTAGGAAAAGGGGCCGTCAGCTGCAGGAGAGGATAGCCGATCTGACCGCGGTGGTGACCGAGACCATCGCCGGGATCCGCCTGGTCAAGACCTTTGCCGCCGAGGAATACGAGAAGCAGAAATTCACCAGATACAACCGGGATTATTACCGGACCATCTTCCGTTTCGAGACCATGTCCGCCCTGTCCTCTCCCCTGACCGAATACCTGGGGGCGGCAGTGGGGGTGCTGATCATCTGGGTGGCCAAGGATTACATCGCCGGAGCCGACGCCCTCAGCCCCGAAAGGTTCTTTGTGTTCCTGGCGGCGGCCTTCTCCATGATCCAGCCGCTCAACGGGCTGGCCAGCGTCAACTCCACGGTGCAGCAGGGCCTGGCTGCCTCGGAGAGGATCTTCGGCCTGCTGGACCAGGCCCCGGAGGTCATCGACCGGCCCGGAGCCGCGGTGGTGGATGAATTCCGTCAATCCATAAAATTCGAGCAGATGGATTTTGCCTACAGCCCCCATCCGGCCTCCGCCGGGGAGCCATCAAATAATGTTCCGGAGCTGGTCCTCCGGGGCATCGACCTGGAGATCAAGCGGGGGGAGATGCTGGCCCTGGTGGGGCCGTCGGGGGCCGGCAAATCCACCCTGGTGGACCTGATCCCGCGGTTCTACGACCCGGTCAAGGGGGCGATCTACCTGGATGGGAAAAATCTGCGGGAGCTGGACTCGAAATCGCTGCGCCAGATGATGGGCATCGTGGGCCAGGAGACCATTCTGTTCCACGACACCATATTCAATAATATCGCCTACGGCAAGCGGGATGCCACCCAGCAACAGGTGGAGGAGGCCGCCCGGGCCGCCAACGCCCATCAATTCGTATCCCAGATGCCGGAGGGCTACCAGACCGTCATCGGGGAGCGGGGGGTCAGGCTCTCGGGGGGGGAACGCCAGCGGATATCCATCGCCCGGGCCATCCTGAAGAACCCGCCCATCCTGATATTCGACGAGGCCACCTCGGCCCTGGACGCCCATTCGGAGGTGCTGGTGCAGCAGGCCATCGACCGCCTGATGTCCAACCGCACCGCCATAGTGATAGCCCACCGCCTGTCCACCGTCCAGCGGGCCGACCGGATAGCGGTGCTGGACCAGGGTCGGATCATGGAGATGGGGAAACACCAGGAATTGCTGGAAAAACGGGGCCTGTACTGGAGACTTTACAATATCCAATTCAACAAATAG
- a CDS encoding glycosyltransferase family 9 protein — translation MRLPAVEKYFKAALLKALGLLLPDRRHQPREVDLSLIRRVIVIRQHDQLGDLLLSTPAFRALRQALPQAQITVVARQYTYRVLEHNPDIDRILVFPEKLYQATPAKLWRLWQGLRQGCDLAVVLNTISHSLSSDILARLTGAKFILGSAENPFPGARPNLFYNLLAPGFGERVHETRRNLRILEYLNIRTKDMGESCALSPQEEEQGRDILYKNHIMPERTVGLHLGAYNVCNRWPYQNYAALADWLVKDFGFQVAVFWGPGEEELGERFMGLVKSEVKLLSGLDIRQLASVIKPLRLMVCNDTGVMHLSAALGTPTFAIFGRSEPEFWRPLNKNFYGVRGLDKNCASAELDVVQSGIKRMLSRRDLF, via the coding sequence ATGAGGCTGCCGGCAGTAGAGAAATATTTTAAGGCTGCCCTGCTTAAGGCCCTGGGGCTGCTGCTGCCTGACCGGCGTCACCAACCCCGGGAGGTGGACCTGTCGCTGATCAGGCGGGTGATAGTGATCCGCCAGCATGACCAGCTGGGGGACCTGCTGCTGTCCACCCCGGCCTTCCGGGCCCTCCGGCAGGCCCTGCCCCAGGCCCAGATCACCGTGGTGGCCCGGCAGTACACCTATCGGGTGCTGGAGCACAATCCCGACATCGACCGGATCCTGGTCTTTCCGGAAAAATTATATCAGGCCACCCCGGCCAAGCTGTGGAGGCTGTGGCAGGGCCTGAGGCAGGGTTGCGACCTGGCGGTGGTGCTCAACACCATCTCCCATTCGCTGTCCAGCGACATTCTGGCCCGCCTCACCGGGGCCAAATTCATTTTGGGCTCGGCCGAAAACCCCTTCCCGGGGGCCCGGCCAAATTTGTTTTACAACCTGCTGGCTCCCGGCTTTGGGGAGCGGGTTCACGAGACCCGCCGCAACCTGAGGATCCTGGAATACCTGAACATCAGAACCAAAGATATGGGAGAGAGCTGTGCCCTATCGCCCCAGGAGGAGGAACAGGGCCGGGACATCCTTTACAAGAATCACATCATGCCGGAGCGGACGGTGGGCCTCCACCTGGGGGCCTATAATGTCTGCAACCGCTGGCCGTATCAGAATTATGCGGCTCTGGCCGACTGGCTGGTCAAGGATTTCGGGTTCCAGGTGGCGGTGTTCTGGGGTCCGGGGGAGGAGGAGCTGGGGGAGAGATTTATGGGGCTGGTGAAGAGCGAGGTCAAACTTCTGTCCGGGCTGGACATACGCCAGCTGGCCTCGGTGATAAAACCGCTGAGGCTGATGGTCTGCAACGACACCGGGGTGATGCACCTTTCCGCGGCGCTGGGCACCCCCACCTTCGCCATCTTCGGGCGGAGCGAGCCGGAGTTCTGGCGGCCGCTGAACAAGAATTTCTACGGGGTCCGGGGGCTGGACAAGAACTGCGCCTCGGCCGAGCTGGACGTGGTCCAGTCGGGCATAAAAAGGATGCTGTCCCGCAGGGATCTCTTTTAG
- a CDS encoding endonuclease produces the protein MKNIKFFLLAISIEMFTAGLVSAGTVPPDSTIFPGQTGATLRNSLISAYKSTSNLGYDAGRDVMYGEIDKLNDSLECVYSGYRIYMDPGQDPSTWAYDHGINCEHTWPQSMLSSSTAVSDLHHLFPTDIEVNGARDNNPFTEIPDNLTTAWYYNNTTTSAIPSTNISLYAENRSNNEFEPREAQKGNTARAMYYMLTFWQLGDTSDSWWTDQRDVLYAWHVSDPADAREIARTKKIAAYQQNKVNPFVLDSTLIRRAYFPALGVTGKPTATIADRNRLYQNNPNPFRDRTVISYSLASPGRARIEIFNLLGQAVRTVEVINPAPGEYDLEWNGADQTGNMLPPGIYFYRLSVKGRTVDLKRMVMLK, from the coding sequence ATGAAAAACATTAAATTCTTCTTGTTGGCTATTTCAATAGAAATGTTCACTGCCGGATTGGTTTCCGCCGGGACCGTCCCGCCGGACTCCACCATTTTCCCCGGGCAGACCGGCGCTACTCTGCGGAATTCGTTGATCTCGGCCTATAAATCAACCTCCAACCTGGGCTACGATGCCGGCAGGGATGTTATGTATGGGGAGATCGACAAGCTGAACGACAGCCTGGAGTGTGTCTACAGCGGATATAGGATATATATGGATCCCGGCCAGGATCCCAGCACCTGGGCCTATGACCACGGCATCAACTGCGAGCATACCTGGCCCCAAAGCATGCTGTCGTCCAGCACCGCCGTCTCCGACCTGCACCATCTGTTCCCGACCGATATCGAAGTAAACGGAGCCAGGGATAACAACCCTTTTACGGAGATTCCCGATAACCTGACCACTGCCTGGTATTACAACAACACCACGACGTCTGCCATACCGTCCACGAATATCAGTCTCTATGCCGAGAATCGATCGAACAATGAGTTTGAGCCGCGCGAAGCACAAAAAGGCAATACTGCCCGGGCCATGTACTACATGCTTACCTTCTGGCAGCTGGGCGACACCAGTGATTCCTGGTGGACCGACCAGAGGGATGTTTTGTATGCCTGGCATGTCAGCGACCCGGCCGATGCCCGGGAGATAGCCCGCACCAAGAAGATCGCCGCCTACCAGCAGAACAAGGTCAATCCCTTCGTACTGGACAGCACTTTGATCCGCCGGGCCTATTTCCCGGCTTTGGGAGTAACCGGCAAGCCAACGGCCACCATAGCCGATAGAAACAGATTGTACCAGAACAATCCGAACCCCTTCCGGGACAGGACGGTCATAAGCTATTCCCTGGCTTCGCCGGGCCGGGCCCGGATCGAGATCTTCAACCTGCTGGGACAGGCGGTAAGGACGGTGGAAGTGATTAACCCGGCTCCGGGCGAATATGATCTGGAATGGAACGGCGCCGATCAGACAGGCAATATGCTTCCGCCGGGAATATATTTTTACCGGCTCTCGGTCAAAGGCAGGACGGTTGACTTGAAGAGAATGGTAATGCTGAAATGA
- a CDS encoding ATP-binding cassette domain-containing protein: MIQLSNINVSFGEKALFKNLGWNIGLNERIALVGPNGAGKTTLFKVALGLMTPTQGQRSCSNGMRTGYLPQEEVVLAGRSVLEEAMSVFADQRSIQEEIDQLSSLMSTMDQDDPELVPVVERYGELHQMFEGFDGYLLETRARSVLQGLGFSPADLDQPVENFSGGWQMRLALAKLLLEEPSYLFLDEPTNHLDIESMDFLEGYLKGFRGSMVVISHDRYFIDRTIKKIYELDLGRFSLYHTNYSGYLEEKEKRREMLVKQKEEQAKEIEHIREFIARWRGNFIKRAMVHSREKMLERLLAERIEIPQSRRSFRLGLPEAPHCGRRMLELSHVTKGYGDKVVLKDIDFLVEKGHKIGLLGVNGAGKTTLLKMMAGVEEVTSGEKTLYPNVSLAYFAQHTAEMLDPAKTVMEQVESVIPTETPGRVRTILGAFLFSGDDVFKPVKVLSGGEKARLALCCTLLLPANLLIMDEPTNHLDLKGKEVLEQALKEFQGTVVLVTHDRYIIDQVVDTIVEVADQALKIYPGNYSEYLYKKELDRQSSQAASNAPRSEPASEEKSDWQEAKRRKAREAAEERKRLRLISELEHRIAKLEARQRQLESPSGGLADPEVYRNGDRMKRLMNEFDSNKQELQRLLDRWEHYQAKGQ; the protein is encoded by the coding sequence ATGATCCAGCTTTCCAACATAAACGTATCCTTCGGCGAAAAGGCCCTGTTCAAGAACCTGGGGTGGAATATCGGCCTTAACGAGAGGATCGCCCTGGTGGGCCCCAACGGGGCCGGCAAGACCACCCTGTTCAAGGTGGCCCTGGGGCTGATGACTCCCACCCAGGGCCAGCGGTCCTGTTCCAACGGCATGCGCACCGGATATCTGCCCCAGGAGGAGGTGGTGCTGGCCGGCCGCTCCGTTCTGGAGGAGGCCATGTCGGTCTTTGCCGACCAGCGCTCCATCCAGGAGGAGATAGACCAGCTCTCCAGCCTGATGTCCACCATGGATCAGGATGATCCCGAACTGGTCCCGGTGGTGGAACGCTACGGCGAACTGCACCAGATGTTCGAAGGGTTCGACGGCTACCTGCTGGAGACCCGGGCCCGTTCGGTGCTGCAGGGGCTGGGATTCTCCCCGGCCGACCTGGACCAGCCGGTGGAGAATTTTTCCGGCGGCTGGCAGATGCGCCTGGCCCTGGCCAAGCTTTTACTGGAGGAACCCTCCTACCTGTTCCTGGACGAGCCCACCAACCACCTGGACATTGAGTCCATGGACTTCCTGGAGGGCTATCTGAAAGGCTTCAGGGGCTCGATGGTGGTGATCTCGCACGACCGCTATTTCATCGACCGGACCATAAAAAAGATATACGAGCTGGACCTGGGGCGCTTTTCGCTCTATCACACCAATTATTCCGGCTACCTGGAGGAAAAGGAGAAGCGCCGGGAAATGCTGGTCAAACAGAAGGAGGAGCAGGCCAAGGAGATCGAACATATCCGGGAGTTCATCGCCCGCTGGAGGGGCAACTTCATAAAGCGGGCCATGGTTCACAGCCGGGAGAAGATGCTGGAGCGGCTGCTGGCGGAGCGGATAGAGATACCCCAGAGCCGGCGCAGCTTCCGGCTGGGGCTGCCGGAGGCGCCCCACTGCGGGCGGCGGATGCTGGAGCTGTCCCACGTCACTAAAGGCTACGGCGACAAGGTGGTGCTCAAGGACATCGATTTCCTGGTGGAGAAGGGCCACAAGATAGGCCTGTTGGGGGTCAACGGGGCGGGCAAGACCACCCTGCTGAAGATGATGGCCGGGGTGGAGGAGGTGACCTCCGGGGAGAAGACGCTTTATCCCAACGTCAGCCTGGCTTATTTCGCCCAGCACACCGCTGAGATGCTGGACCCCGCCAAGACGGTGATGGAGCAGGTGGAGTCGGTGATCCCCACCGAGACCCCCGGCCGGGTGCGGACCATCCTGGGCGCATTTCTGTTCTCCGGGGATGATGTCTTCAAGCCGGTCAAAGTGCTGTCCGGCGGGGAGAAGGCCCGGCTGGCCCTGTGCTGCACTTTGCTGCTGCCGGCCAATCTGCTGATCATGGACGAGCCCACCAATCATCTGGACCTCAAGGGCAAGGAGGTGCTGGAGCAGGCGTTAAAAGAGTTCCAGGGGACGGTGGTGCTGGTGACCCACGACCGCTATATCATCGATCAGGTGGTGGACACCATCGTCGAGGTGGCCGACCAGGCGCTAAAGATCTATCCCGGCAACTATTCCGAATATCTGTATAAAAAGGAGCTGGACCGCCAGTCCTCCCAGGCAGCCAGCAATGCCCCCAGATCCGAACCGGCCAGCGAGGAAAAGTCGGACTGGCAGGAGGCCAAGCGGCGCAAGGCCCGGGAGGCGGCCGAGGAGCGCAAGCGGCTAAGGCTGATCTCCGAGCTGGAGCACCGCATCGCCAAACTGGAGGCCCGGCAGAGGCAGCTGGAGTCGCCCTCCGGCGGCCTGGCCGATCCCGAGGTCTATCGTAACGGCGACCGGATGAAGAGGCTGATGAACGAGTTCGACTCCAACAAGCAGGAGCTGCAGCGGCTGCTGGACCGCTGGGAACACTATCAGGCGAAAGGCCAATAG
- a CDS encoding amidohydrolase, whose protein sequence is MKNSITVIINADIHTMKGRQRSRALACDAGGGMILDIGGNSQILGRYKALKPEVIDLKEKVVLPGFTDCHTHFCNYCLLASRPDLDGIRSIKECLQVVARYVTGNPPGQWVLGGGWNKNLWSDGRLPSAQDLDTVSINNPVMLWSKDWHTIWLNSAAMVALDIHSQTPEVPGGTIERDTKGRPSGLLREEAANHYYRLASKASTEEYSQAVIQGQRMFAKLGLTGFHTMEGVEEFNILQSLSRQNKLFLRGTLYHNIKALDGLISAGIKSGFGGRNLKIGGVKLFVDGSLGSQTALMLEPYRNSASRGMNTVPPGELLALVSRASQNGLACAIHAIGDAANRLALDTFQKAKDLNIDLRHRIEHCQLVHPEDIARFKELGIIASVQPIHCPSDLDLIERYWGERGAYAYPFGDLSRKKARVVFGSDCPIETPDPFRAIQAAVTRQRIPPDRPPFHPEQRVSLWNAIKAYTVDAAYASGDEGWKGTLEPGKAADLICLSEDIFKVKPEEIHKIKVRRTFIGGREI, encoded by the coding sequence ATGAAGAATTCCATCACCGTCATCATCAACGCCGACATTCATACCATGAAGGGCCGGCAGAGGTCCAGAGCCCTGGCCTGCGATGCCGGGGGCGGAATGATCCTGGATATCGGCGGGAACAGCCAGATACTGGGCAGATACAAGGCCCTCAAGCCCGAGGTCATCGACCTCAAGGAGAAGGTGGTCCTGCCGGGCTTCACCGACTGCCACACCCATTTCTGCAATTACTGCCTGCTGGCCTCCCGGCCGGACCTGGACGGCATCCGGTCCATCAAGGAATGCCTCCAGGTGGTGGCCAGATATGTCACCGGGAATCCGCCCGGGCAGTGGGTCTTGGGCGGGGGCTGGAACAAGAACCTCTGGAGCGACGGCCGCCTGCCGTCCGCCCAGGACCTGGACACGGTGTCCATCAACAATCCGGTGATGCTGTGGAGCAAGGACTGGCACACCATCTGGCTGAACTCGGCGGCCATGGTGGCCCTGGACATCCACTCCCAGACCCCGGAGGTCCCCGGCGGAACAATCGAGCGCGACACCAAGGGCCGGCCCAGCGGCCTGCTCCGCGAAGAGGCGGCCAATCACTACTATCGCCTGGCTTCCAAGGCATCAACAGAAGAATATTCCCAGGCCGTGATCCAGGGCCAGAGGATGTTCGCCAAACTGGGCCTGACTGGGTTCCATACCATGGAGGGGGTGGAGGAATTCAATATTCTGCAATCATTGTCAAGGCAGAATAAATTATTCTTAAGGGGGACGCTTTACCATAACATCAAGGCTTTGGATGGGCTAATCTCGGCCGGGATAAAAAGCGGCTTCGGCGGCAGGAACTTGAAGATCGGAGGGGTCAAGCTTTTTGTCGATGGTTCGCTGGGCTCCCAGACGGCATTGATGCTGGAGCCATACCGCAACAGCGCCTCGCGGGGCATGAACACCGTGCCGCCCGGGGAACTGCTGGCCCTGGTTAGCCGGGCCTCACAGAACGGGCTGGCTTGCGCCATCCACGCCATCGGCGATGCTGCCAACCGCCTGGCGCTGGATACCTTCCAGAAGGCCAAGGATCTCAATATAGATCTGCGGCACCGGATAGAGCACTGCCAGCTGGTCCATCCCGAAGATATTGCCAGGTTCAAGGAGCTGGGCATCATCGCCTCGGTGCAGCCCATACACTGCCCCTCCGATCTTGATCTCATTGAAAGATACTGGGGTGAACGGGGGGCCTACGCCTATCCCTTCGGCGATCTGTCCAGGAAAAAGGCCAGGGTGGTCTTCGGCTCGGATTGTCCCATCGAAACGCCGGATCCGTTCCGGGCCATTCAGGCGGCCGTCACCCGGCAGAGGATCCCGCCGGACCGTCCGCCGTTCCATCCGGAGCAAAGGGTTTCATTATGGAATGCCATAAAAGCCTATACCGTGGACGCGGCCTATGCCTCGGGGGATGAGGGCTGGAAAGGGACGCTGGAGCCGGGCAAAGCGGCGGATCTCATCTGTCTTTCGGAAGATATCTTCAAAGTTAAGCCTGAGGAGATTCATAAGATAAAGGTGAGGAGGACTTTCATCGGCGGGAGAGAAATTTAA